In the genome of Candidatus Baltobacteraceae bacterium, one region contains:
- the recQ gene encoding DNA helicase RecQ, with product MTASLDDALKRHFGYLSFRPLQREIVQAAMAGSDVLALLPTGGGKSLCYQLPALMEDGLTLVVSPLIALMKDQVDALEANGIAATFLNSSIDTATAARRIDGLDRGEYRLLYVAPERVVLSGFLSGLQRWNLRRIAVDEAHCVSEWGHDFRPEYRQIASLRAAHPSAPLLALTATATSRVRVDIERFLGLKAPQRFVGSFNRPNLRYAVFEKRDGPAQLAAWVRERSRESGIVYVQSRDSAERLAKMLSAAGTSALPYHAGLTSGERSRNQELFIRDEVRVICATIAFGMGIDKPNVRYVVHYDVPKNLEGYYQETGRAGRDGLPSDCALYFNGGDAAKQRFFIRQITDPSERSRADTLLRQILDYAATPHCRRALLLRYFGEPAVSPECGNCDNCLHPPERVDGTIPAAKLLSCIYRVRAHSGFSTGAHHIVDVLRGKRTEKVLSWGHERLSTFGVGAEYTKDEWLALLSELERSGCVEEAEHRTLVLTQEGLQALRERRAFDFVKARKARSRRGRKVVVPSTVSTDGSDLFEALRRLRKHIADEQGVPPYVVFSDTTLREMVQMRPTTLEEFRAVGGVGDVKLDRYGATFLEAIRATATELL from the coding sequence ATGACGGCGAGCCTCGACGACGCGCTGAAGCGTCACTTTGGCTATCTTTCGTTCCGCCCGCTCCAGCGAGAGATCGTGCAGGCCGCGATGGCCGGGAGCGACGTCTTGGCGTTGCTTCCTACCGGCGGTGGAAAATCGCTGTGCTATCAGCTGCCAGCATTGATGGAGGACGGACTCACATTGGTGGTCTCGCCGCTCATTGCGCTGATGAAAGATCAGGTCGACGCCCTCGAGGCAAACGGGATCGCGGCAACCTTTCTCAACAGCTCGATCGACACCGCGACGGCGGCTCGTCGTATCGACGGGCTCGATCGCGGCGAGTACCGGCTTCTGTACGTCGCGCCCGAGCGCGTCGTGCTCTCCGGGTTTCTCTCCGGGTTGCAGCGTTGGAACTTGCGACGGATCGCCGTCGACGAAGCTCATTGCGTCAGCGAATGGGGACACGATTTTCGTCCGGAATATCGACAGATCGCCTCGCTGCGAGCGGCCCACCCTTCTGCTCCGCTGCTGGCCCTAACGGCGACTGCGACGTCGCGCGTCCGCGTCGACATCGAGCGCTTCCTCGGGTTGAAGGCGCCGCAGCGTTTTGTAGGCAGCTTCAATCGGCCGAATCTGCGTTACGCAGTTTTCGAAAAGCGGGATGGCCCCGCGCAGCTCGCAGCCTGGGTTCGCGAGCGGTCGCGTGAAAGCGGAATCGTCTACGTGCAGAGTCGCGACTCGGCCGAGCGTCTCGCAAAGATGCTGTCGGCGGCAGGCACGTCCGCGCTGCCGTATCACGCCGGCTTGACGTCAGGGGAGCGGTCGCGCAACCAAGAGCTGTTCATTCGCGATGAGGTACGCGTGATCTGCGCCACGATTGCGTTTGGAATGGGCATCGACAAGCCGAACGTACGATACGTCGTGCACTACGACGTTCCCAAAAACCTCGAGGGCTATTATCAGGAGACCGGTCGCGCCGGCCGCGACGGTCTGCCCAGCGATTGCGCGCTGTACTTCAATGGAGGGGACGCCGCGAAGCAGCGATTCTTCATTCGACAAATTACCGATCCATCCGAGCGAAGCCGAGCCGACACGCTCCTGCGCCAAATCTTGGATTACGCAGCGACGCCGCACTGCCGGCGCGCGCTCCTGCTGCGCTATTTCGGCGAGCCGGCGGTGTCGCCGGAGTGCGGCAACTGCGACAACTGTTTGCATCCGCCCGAACGCGTCGACGGCACCATCCCGGCGGCGAAGCTGCTGTCGTGCATCTATCGCGTACGCGCACACAGCGGTTTCTCCACCGGCGCTCACCATATCGTCGACGTCCTGCGCGGAAAGCGGACCGAGAAGGTGCTGTCGTGGGGACATGAACGGCTTTCGACCTTTGGCGTCGGCGCCGAGTATACCAAGGACGAATGGCTTGCGCTGCTCTCGGAGCTCGAGCGGAGCGGCTGCGTCGAAGAGGCCGAGCATCGGACGTTGGTGTTGACGCAGGAGGGCTTACAAGCTTTGCGCGAACGGCGCGCATTCGACTTCGTAAAAGCGCGCAAGGCGCGCTCGCGTCGCGGGCGTAAGGTTGTGGTGCCGAGCACGGTTTCCACGGACGGCAGCGATCTCTTCGAAGCACTACGAAGGTTGCGCAAGCACATCGCTGACGAGCAAGGTGTTCCGCCATACGTCGTCTTTTCGGATACGACGCTGCGCGAGATGGTGCAGATGCGCCCAACCACGCTCGAAGAGTTCCGCGCGGTCGGCGGGGTCGGCGACGTCAAGCTCGATCGCTACGGAGCGACGTTCCTGGAGGCTATCCGCGCGACAGCGACCGAGTTACTGTAG
- a CDS encoding serine hydrolase domain-containing protein: MKYLCVALLLAVAVSPMSAPAAASEPSVAAIDRAARAAMSTYSLEGMIVQVRSNGRTVFQHGYGESMTGVPATTDMHFRNGAMAFTYMAVLLLEMVDQKKTTLDTKLSKYFPNLPNANKVTLRNLANMTSGYADYVYQPATLNGTMLYPFRQWTPQELVHIGISGKPMFAPGSNWGYCHTNWVIMGGVLEKITGMPLAQALQHYVLGPMGLRQTQAFTTAYIPHPILHSFDSERRSALGVKAGVPFIEESTFWNPSWTTVEGAVEVTDITDESLSLEAVGNGKLLSPASSAAQIKPHLIGFGHAQSGCDACRPGTTAFSYGLGIMLVGGWLAQTLGFAGASGAVAYLPSQKLTIAVEATDGAGAFDEHGNFKVGLPANNVLIGLAKQIAPGTMP, translated from the coding sequence ATGAAGTACCTGTGCGTCGCCCTCCTTTTAGCCGTCGCCGTGTCGCCAATGAGCGCGCCGGCAGCCGCAAGCGAACCATCAGTCGCGGCGATCGACCGCGCCGCGCGTGCCGCGATGTCCACGTACTCGCTCGAGGGCATGATCGTTCAAGTCCGGTCCAACGGGCGAACGGTGTTCCAGCACGGCTACGGCGAATCGATGACGGGCGTTCCGGCGACCACCGACATGCACTTTCGCAACGGCGCTATGGCGTTCACGTATATGGCCGTGCTCTTGCTCGAAATGGTCGACCAAAAGAAGACCACGCTCGACACGAAGCTGTCGAAGTACTTTCCGAACCTTCCCAACGCGAATAAAGTCACGCTCAGAAACCTCGCAAACATGACGTCAGGCTATGCCGACTACGTCTATCAGCCGGCGACGCTCAACGGGACGATGCTGTACCCATTTCGCCAGTGGACTCCGCAAGAGCTCGTCCACATCGGCATCAGCGGTAAGCCGATGTTTGCGCCGGGTTCGAACTGGGGCTACTGCCACACGAACTGGGTAATCATGGGCGGCGTACTCGAGAAGATCACGGGAATGCCGCTGGCACAGGCGTTGCAGCATTACGTTCTCGGGCCGATGGGATTGCGTCAAACGCAAGCCTTCACCACGGCGTACATTCCGCATCCGATTCTGCACTCGTTCGATTCCGAACGCCGCTCCGCGCTGGGTGTAAAAGCCGGCGTACCGTTCATCGAGGAGTCGACGTTTTGGAATCCGTCGTGGACGACGGTCGAAGGCGCCGTCGAGGTGACCGACATCACCGACGAAAGCTTAAGTCTCGAGGCCGTTGGAAACGGCAAACTGCTGTCGCCCGCGTCGAGCGCCGCGCAGATCAAGCCGCATCTCATCGGCTTCGGTCACGCGCAAAGTGGCTGCGACGCCTGCCGTCCCGGTACGACGGCGTTCAGCTACGGCTTGGGCATCATGCTCGTCGGAGGGTGGCTCGCGCAAACGCTCGGATTTGCCGGCGCGTCGGGCGCGGTCGCATACCTTCCCTCACAGAAACTCACGATCGCGGTCGAGGCCACCGATGGCGCCGGCGCCTTCGACGAGCACGGAAACTTCAAAGTCGGACTGCCCGCAAACAACGTGCTGATCGGACTAGCCAAGCAGATCGCGCCGGGGACCATGCCGTAA
- a CDS encoding HD domain-containing protein — MIHALVLALATATPTQTASGIPLDAPWKVTIYDLARTKFHHPAWGWQHSERNYQIAMQIAKSERMHVDTDVLFAAAMLHDMAAFMPCAQSAKLEHGDCAALQSPDVLKSAGFPMEKIAAVQAAERGHMYYSDPGTQPEAILLHDADSLDFLGDMGAARMIALTGENAESFDGAIKSLRKFVHDIPPRLITATARKMGAQRADELQRFLDALGAERYGT, encoded by the coding sequence ATGATTCATGCACTCGTACTCGCGCTAGCGACGGCCACGCCAACGCAAACGGCTTCGGGAATCCCGCTCGACGCTCCGTGGAAAGTCACGATCTACGATCTGGCGCGCACGAAATTCCATCATCCCGCTTGGGGATGGCAGCATTCGGAGCGCAACTATCAAATCGCGATGCAGATTGCCAAGAGCGAGCGCATGCACGTCGATACCGACGTGCTCTTCGCCGCGGCGATGCTGCACGATATGGCAGCGTTTATGCCCTGCGCGCAGTCGGCCAAACTCGAGCACGGTGACTGCGCCGCGCTCCAAAGCCCCGACGTCCTAAAAAGCGCGGGCTTTCCGATGGAGAAGATCGCAGCGGTGCAGGCGGCCGAACGGGGACACATGTACTACAGCGATCCCGGAACGCAGCCGGAAGCGATTCTGCTGCACGATGCCGATTCGCTCGACTTCCTCGGCGACATGGGCGCCGCGCGCATGATCGCACTCACCGGCGAAAACGCTGAAAGCTTCGACGGCGCGATCAAGTCGCTGCGCAAGTTCGTTCACGACATTCCGCCGCGCCTGATAACGGCAACGGCTCGTAAGATGGGCGCGCAGCGCGCCGACGAGCTGCAGCGGTTTCTCGACGCGCTCGGCGCCGAACGGTACGGAACCTAA
- the eno gene encoding phosphopyruvate hydratase: MSLESLRAGGRPLIEGIHGREVLDSRGNPTVAVSCATSFGAVEEAIVPSGASTGANEAVELRDGDKARYGGKGVQKAVTNVNDVLGPALEGLDATAQREIDEKLVDLDGTPNKANLGANALLGTSLAVARAAAASLSLPLFRYLGGPSASTLPVPMMNVINGGKHAEGALQFQECMIVPVGAANEAEAVRYGAEVFHALGKLLHDRHLPTLVGDEGGYAPPLHTPQEALDLIVAAIDLAGYKAGADVAIALDPASSEFHSDGKYYALSKDRGLSAKDMVALYTELCDRYPILSIEDGMAEDDWKGWLALTEALGDRVQLVGDDFFVTNVKFLERGIAQGVANSILIKVNQIGTLTETLDCIDMAHKAGYTTVISHRSGETEDTTIADIAVATAAGQIKTGSLSRSDRIAKYNRLMAIEDELGAAARYPGAKAFRR, encoded by the coding sequence ATGTCGTTGGAATCGCTGCGCGCCGGCGGGCGCCCCTTAATCGAGGGCATTCACGGACGCGAGGTGCTCGACTCGCGCGGGAATCCGACGGTTGCCGTGAGCTGTGCGACTAGTTTCGGAGCGGTTGAAGAAGCGATCGTTCCGTCGGGTGCGTCGACCGGCGCCAACGAAGCGGTCGAACTGCGCGACGGAGACAAGGCGCGTTACGGCGGCAAGGGCGTGCAGAAAGCCGTCACCAACGTCAACGACGTCCTGGGCCCGGCACTCGAAGGATTGGACGCCACCGCGCAGCGCGAGATCGACGAGAAGCTCGTCGATCTCGACGGGACGCCGAACAAGGCGAACTTGGGAGCCAACGCGCTGTTGGGCACGTCGCTCGCCGTGGCGCGCGCGGCTGCCGCCAGCCTGTCGCTTCCGCTATTTCGGTATTTGGGCGGTCCGTCGGCCTCGACGCTGCCGGTTCCGATGATGAACGTGATCAACGGCGGAAAGCACGCCGAAGGTGCGCTGCAGTTTCAGGAGTGCATGATCGTTCCGGTCGGCGCGGCAAACGAAGCCGAAGCCGTGCGTTACGGCGCCGAAGTCTTTCACGCGCTCGGAAAACTGCTGCACGATCGCCACCTTCCGACCCTGGTCGGCGACGAAGGCGGTTATGCGCCGCCGCTGCACACGCCGCAAGAAGCGCTCGACTTGATCGTCGCGGCGATCGATCTCGCCGGCTACAAGGCCGGCGCCGACGTCGCGATCGCGCTCGATCCGGCCTCGAGCGAGTTCCACTCCGACGGCAAGTATTACGCGCTGTCCAAAGACAGAGGATTGAGCGCCAAGGACATGGTCGCGCTTTATACGGAGCTGTGCGACCGATATCCGATTCTGTCGATCGAGGACGGCATGGCCGAAGACGATTGGAAGGGATGGCTCGCGCTCACCGAGGCGCTGGGCGATCGCGTGCAGCTCGTCGGCGACGATTTCTTCGTGACCAACGTGAAGTTTCTCGAGCGCGGCATTGCGCAAGGCGTCGCCAACTCGATACTCATCAAGGTCAATCAGATCGGAACGCTCACCGAAACGCTCGACTGCATCGATATGGCGCACAAAGCGGGATACACGACGGTGATCTCGCACCGGTCCGGTGAAACCGAAGATACCACCATCGCCGACATTGCGGTCGCGACCGCCGCCGGCCAAATCAAAACCGGATCGCTGTCGCGCAGCGACCGGATTGCGAAGTACAATCGATTGATGGCCATCGAGGACGAACTGGGAGCCGCCGCACGTTATCCGGGGGCTAAAGCCTTCCGGCGGTAA
- the ndk gene encoding nucleoside-diphosphate kinase produces MAIERTLILCKPDAVSRGLVGEIVTRFERRGYIVSAMKLMQLDGDRARRHYEEHKDKPFFGDLVGFITSGPLVALAVEGKDVVDGCRQLIGATNPLSAAPGSIRGDLAQTIGRNLIHGSDSTASAERELAIFFNDNDFVSRRHDLERWIKD; encoded by the coding sequence ATGGCTATCGAACGTACCTTGATTCTGTGTAAGCCCGACGCCGTTTCACGCGGTCTCGTCGGCGAAATCGTCACGCGCTTCGAGCGGCGCGGTTACATCGTCTCGGCAATGAAGTTGATGCAGCTCGACGGCGACCGCGCGCGCCGGCATTACGAAGAGCATAAAGACAAGCCGTTCTTCGGCGATCTCGTGGGATTCATCACGAGCGGACCGCTGGTGGCGCTGGCGGTGGAAGGCAAAGACGTGGTCGACGGCTGCCGCCAGCTCATTGGGGCGACCAATCCGCTGAGCGCGGCACCCGGATCCATTCGCGGCGATCTCGCGCAGACGATCGGGCGTAATTTGATTCACGGCAGCGACAGTACCGCGAGCGCCGAACGCGAGCTGGCGATTTTCTTCAACGACAACGACTTCGTTTCTCGCCGGCACGATCTCGAGCGCTGGATCAAGGACTAA
- a CDS encoding biotin--[acetyl-CoA-carboxylase] ligase yields MQDSGPYAGVARELSGSAFAPIRYVAETGSTNADAAALLGEAGAAGLTIVADYQMHGSGRKGRSWVAQPGTSLLFTTILPQPLAAQDLWIVPFWTVLAVKSALGECGIDASVVWPNDLLVAGGKVAGVLCASRVAGDSAWVACGVGINVRRPDRAPLVVPPPSYCDDVAAIERPQLLRGILLAFGASLDLLGNPQRVARLWERAAGLPGARYTLLADGTTDAFKATAVSLATGGGLVVTRDDGTRETVSLADVRALR; encoded by the coding sequence ATGCAAGATTCGGGGCCGTACGCCGGCGTGGCACGGGAGCTTTCGGGCAGCGCGTTCGCGCCGATCCGTTACGTGGCGGAAACCGGCAGCACGAACGCCGACGCCGCCGCCCTCTTAGGTGAGGCCGGCGCCGCCGGTCTGACGATCGTCGCCGACTACCAGATGCACGGCTCCGGCCGTAAAGGTCGCAGCTGGGTGGCGCAGCCCGGCACGTCGCTGCTCTTCACCACGATCTTGCCGCAGCCGCTCGCCGCGCAGGACCTGTGGATCGTTCCGTTTTGGACGGTTCTCGCGGTAAAGTCGGCGCTCGGCGAGTGCGGCATCGACGCGTCGGTCGTCTGGCCCAACGATCTGCTCGTCGCCGGGGGGAAAGTCGCGGGCGTGCTTTGCGCGTCGCGCGTTGCCGGCGACAGCGCATGGGTCGCGTGCGGCGTCGGGATCAACGTTCGCCGCCCCGACCGCGCGCCGTTGGTCGTTCCACCTCCGAGTTATTGCGACGACGTCGCGGCGATCGAGCGCCCGCAGCTCTTACGCGGTATTCTTCTCGCGTTCGGCGCATCGCTCGACCTGCTCGGCAACCCGCAGCGCGTGGCCCGACTATGGGAACGCGCGGCCGGATTACCCGGCGCGCGTTACACGCTGCTTGCCGACGGAACGACCGATGCGTTTAAGGCGACGGCGGTGAGCCTTGCGACGGGCGGGGGGCTCGTCGTCACACGCGACGACGGAACGCGCGAAACCGTCTCGCTCGCCGACGTACGAGCGCTGCGCTAA
- a CDS encoding putative Se/S carrier-like protein: MADVILFFGTNADTMIATKTLKDAGVTAKMIPKPANVAASSNLCLSIDAGVESQAKTALTTAGVALGGIVK; the protein is encoded by the coding sequence ATGGCAGACGTGATTTTGTTCTTCGGCACGAACGCCGATACGATGATCGCCACCAAGACGCTCAAGGACGCGGGCGTGACGGCGAAGATGATTCCAAAGCCGGCCAACGTCGCGGCGTCCTCGAACCTGTGCTTGAGCATCGATGCCGGCGTCGAGTCTCAAGCGAAAACCGCACTCACTACCGCGGGCGTCGCGCTGGGCGGCATCGTCAAATAG